A genome region from Oryctolagus cuniculus chromosome 20, mOryCun1.1, whole genome shotgun sequence includes the following:
- the LOC108175891 gene encoding serine/threonine-protein kinase MARK2 isoform X10, whose amino-acid sequence MEDSLDFHPPLDGFRFVDVIGRGGFGLVKLARHLASGKYMAVKILLRDGSPSCPLSAQGEADILRSLRHDNIVRLLEERHAGKHLFLVMELATKGSLQSYVFEQGGLAEAEARTLFGQALAAVSYCHGQRVAHRDLKLGNLLLDEHMTIKLADFGLSLRLEQGTLVRGFWGTPEYCAPEVFLGEDYDALKADVWSLGVVLFAMLAAALPFHGKDTDKLRDRVLCGWYALPRAVSPALQDLLSWLLTVNASRRPSAEDARTHWWFSPSREAAEEDEEDEEDEEGAVTLLQPLGVPRDPEAREYLEGLGLLPGTGTEGSPGPRPHGPASLPKSSQSGEHHPIEDNDLSVVSVSCDSMAVDVSSTQSDSSKASSQPQQQWSPAPSAAPDSSEASSESCPPPASGNPGAEPRVPEVSPLLTLSYQASHSSSGALLPAPPPSQPPRHRPPAPVPGALLPAQPPTPPRPPASHSRSGALFPVPPPSQPPRRRPPAPVPGAVGSSQSQKPLQQPVSPMALGPQPLQPPLTPQPAPRARGRAGAGWAGGSSASC is encoded by the exons ATGGAAGACTCCTTGGACTTCCATCCTCCTCTGGACGGGTTCCGCTTCGTGGACGTGATCGGCCGGGGCGGCTTCGGCCTGGTGAAGCTGGCCCGGCACCTGGCGTCGGGCAAGTACATGGCGGTGAAGATCCTCCTGCGAGACGGCTCTCCCAGTTGCCCGCTGTCCGCGCAGGGGGAAGCGGACATCCTGAGGAGCCTGCGGCACGACAACATCGTGCGGCTGCTGGAGGAGCGGCACGCGGGGAAGCACCTGTTCCTGGTCATGGAGCTGGCGACCAAGGGCTCGCTGCAGAGCTACGTGTTTGAGCAGGGCGGCCTGGCCGAGGCCGAGGCCAGGACCCTGTTCGGCCAGGCGCTGGCTGCCGTGAGCtactgccatggccagcgcgtgGCGCACCGGGACCTCAAGCTGGGCAACCTGCTGCTGGACGAGCACATGACCATCAAGCTGGCGGACTTCGGGCTGAGCCTGCGGCTGGAGCAGGGCACGCTGGTAAGGGGCTTCTGGGGGACCCCCGAGTACTGCGCACCAGAGGTTTTCCTCGGGGAGGACTACGACGCATTGAAGGCCGACGTGTGGAGTCTGGGGGTGGTGCTGTTTGCCATGCTGGCGGCCGCGCTGCCCTTCCACGGCAAGGACACGGACAAGCTGCGGGACAGGGTGCTGTGTGGCTGGTATGCGTTGCCGCGTGCTGTCAGCCCGGCCCTGCAGGATCTGCTGTCGTGGCTGCTCACCGTCAACGCCTCGAGGAGGCCCAGTGCGGAGGACGCCAGGACCCACTGGTGGTTCAGCCCCAGCCGAGAAGCCGccgaggaggacgaggaggacgaGGAAGACGAGGAGGGCGCGGTcaccctgctgcagcccctgggtGTTCCCCGGGACCCAGAGGCCAGGGAGTACCTGGAGGGCCTCGGCCTGCTTCCAGGCACAGGGACCGAGGGGTCACCAGGCCCTCGGCCCCACGGCCCCGCGTCCCTGCCCAAGTCCTCGCAGAGCGGCGAGCACCACCCCATAGAGGACAACGACTTGTCTGTGGTGTCAGTGTCCTGTGACAGCATGGCCGTGGATGTGTCCTCCACACAAAGTGACTCCTCCAAGGCCTCCA gccagccacagcagcagtggagccctgctcccagcgccGCCCCCGACTCCTCCGAGGCCTCCAGTGAGTCttgccctccccctgcctcggggaatccaggagctgagcccagggtCCCTGAGGTGAGCCCACTCTTGACTCTCTCctaccaggccagccacagcagcagtggagccctgctcccagcgccACCCCCGAGCCAGCCTCCAAGGCATCGTCCTCCAGCCCCAGTGCcaggagccctgctcccagcgcaGCCCCCGACTCCTCCAAGGCCTCCA gccagccacagcaggagTGGAGCCCTGTTCCCAGTGCCGCCCCCGAGCCAGCCTCCAAGGCGTCGTCCTCCAGCCCCAGTGCCGGGAGCCGTGGGGTCCTCACAGAGCCAGAAGCCACTACAGCAGCCCGTGAGCCCGATGGCACTGGGAccacagccactgcagccaccgctgacaccacagccagcgcccagggcaagaggcagggccggcgcggggtgggcaggaggatcctCCGCTTCCTGCTGA
- the LOC108175891 gene encoding serine/threonine-protein kinase MARK2 isoform X8 → MEDSLDFHPPLDGFRFVDVIGRGGFGLVKLARHLASGKYMAVKILLRDGSPSCPLSAQGEADILRSLRHDNIVRLLEERHAGKHLFLVMELATKGSLQSYVFEQGGLAEAEARTLFGQALAAVSYCHGQRVAHRDLKLGNLLLDEHMTIKLADFGLSLRLEQGTLVRGFWGTPEYCAPEVFLGEDYDALKADVWSLGVVLFAMLAAALPFHGKDTDKLRDRVLCGWYALPRAVSPALQDLLSWLLTVNASRRPSAEDARTHWWFSPSREAAEEDEEDEEDEEGAVTLLQPLGVPRDPEAREYLEGLGLLPGTGTEGSPGPRPHGPASLPKSSQSGEHHPIEDNDLSVVSVSCDSMAVDVSSTQSDSSKASSQPQQQWSPAPSAAPDSSEASSESCPPPASGNPGAEPRVPEVSPLLTLSYQASHSSSGALLPAPPPSQPPRHRPPAPVPGALLPAQPPTPPRPPASHSSSGAQLPVPPLTPPTPPASHSRSGALFPVPPPSQPPRRRPPAPVPGAVGSSQSQKPLQQPVSPMALGPQPLQPPLTPQPAPRARGRAGAGWAGGSSASC, encoded by the exons ATGGAAGACTCCTTGGACTTCCATCCTCCTCTGGACGGGTTCCGCTTCGTGGACGTGATCGGCCGGGGCGGCTTCGGCCTGGTGAAGCTGGCCCGGCACCTGGCGTCGGGCAAGTACATGGCGGTGAAGATCCTCCTGCGAGACGGCTCTCCCAGTTGCCCGCTGTCCGCGCAGGGGGAAGCGGACATCCTGAGGAGCCTGCGGCACGACAACATCGTGCGGCTGCTGGAGGAGCGGCACGCGGGGAAGCACCTGTTCCTGGTCATGGAGCTGGCGACCAAGGGCTCGCTGCAGAGCTACGTGTTTGAGCAGGGCGGCCTGGCCGAGGCCGAGGCCAGGACCCTGTTCGGCCAGGCGCTGGCTGCCGTGAGCtactgccatggccagcgcgtgGCGCACCGGGACCTCAAGCTGGGCAACCTGCTGCTGGACGAGCACATGACCATCAAGCTGGCGGACTTCGGGCTGAGCCTGCGGCTGGAGCAGGGCACGCTGGTAAGGGGCTTCTGGGGGACCCCCGAGTACTGCGCACCAGAGGTTTTCCTCGGGGAGGACTACGACGCATTGAAGGCCGACGTGTGGAGTCTGGGGGTGGTGCTGTTTGCCATGCTGGCGGCCGCGCTGCCCTTCCACGGCAAGGACACGGACAAGCTGCGGGACAGGGTGCTGTGTGGCTGGTATGCGTTGCCGCGTGCTGTCAGCCCGGCCCTGCAGGATCTGCTGTCGTGGCTGCTCACCGTCAACGCCTCGAGGAGGCCCAGTGCGGAGGACGCCAGGACCCACTGGTGGTTCAGCCCCAGCCGAGAAGCCGccgaggaggacgaggaggacgaGGAAGACGAGGAGGGCGCGGTcaccctgctgcagcccctgggtGTTCCCCGGGACCCAGAGGCCAGGGAGTACCTGGAGGGCCTCGGCCTGCTTCCAGGCACAGGGACCGAGGGGTCACCAGGCCCTCGGCCCCACGGCCCCGCGTCCCTGCCCAAGTCCTCGCAGAGCGGCGAGCACCACCCCATAGAGGACAACGACTTGTCTGTGGTGTCAGTGTCCTGTGACAGCATGGCCGTGGATGTGTCCTCCACACAAAGTGACTCCTCCAAGGCCTCCA gccagccacagcagcagtggagccctgctcccagcgccGCCCCCGACTCCTCCGAGGCCTCCAGTGAGTCttgccctccccctgcctcggggaatccaggagctgagcccagggtCCCTGAGGTGAGCCCACTCTTGACTCTCTCctaccaggccagccacagcagcagtggagccctgctcccagcgccACCCCCGAGCCAGCCTCCAAGGCATCGTCCTCCAGCCCCAGTGCcaggagccctgctcccagcgcaGCCCCCGACTCCTCCAAGGCCTCCA gccagccacagcagcagtgGAGCCCAGCTCCCAGTGCCGCCCCTGACTCCTCCAACGCCTCCA gccagccacagcaggagTGGAGCCCTGTTCCCAGTGCCGCCCCCGAGCCAGCCTCCAAGGCGTCGTCCTCCAGCCCCAGTGCCGGGAGCCGTGGGGTCCTCACAGAGCCAGAAGCCACTACAGCAGCCCGTGAGCCCGATGGCACTGGGAccacagccactgcagccaccgctgacaccacagccagcgcccagggcaagaggcagggccggcgcggggtgggcaggaggatcctCCGCTTCCTGCTGA